In one window of Sporomusaceae bacterium FL31 DNA:
- the infB gene encoding translation initiation factor IF-2, whose product MSKYRVYELAKEFNTTSKVILDILARNNVTAKNHMSNVGEEAKSVINRTFAHKIEASEPIAPETKVVPAAAPKAPGSERSAANDSRPNYPRDNRQQQPGSNQQNRPQHHGFNSQNRPNAQTQGPNNQARPNQSQQGFNPQNRPNNNQQRPGFNNNRNNQPQNNQSGFQQNRPTNAAPNANQPRFNNNNNQQRPPFQRNDQAPRTDQRPPNAANNSTQFRDRPQPANQNRPNTNTNFAKKPPQGPNRNQHNNRPNQQHRSHASQNQQRQTPPVKMEPPKPKVIKLGGPITVKEFAGKMGREVSEVIKKLMMLGVMATINQEVDIDTATILAGDFGVTVEELPPEEDPTEIPEIVDDPATLILRSPVVTVMGHVDHGKTSLLDAIRQTHVTAQEAGGITQHIGAYQVINQGRKIVFLDTPGHEAFTAMRARGAQVTDIAILVVAADDGVMPQTIEAINHAKSAKVPIIVAVNKMDREGANPDRVKQQLSDHGLVPEDWGGDTIMVPVSAHKKTGINDLLEMIVLVAEMQELKANPNRAAQGTIVEAQLDKGRGPVATVLIQKGTLQIGDSIIAGTTYGKVRAMINDRGEKVKKAGPSTPVEVLGLADVPAAGDVLVAVDEKTAKAVAEKRIAKKRTEEMAHSQKVSLDDLFKQIQEGNIKDLNIVIKADVQGSIEAIRQAMLNLNTNKEVRVNIVHAGVGAINESDVMLSSAANALIIGFNVRPDANARKLADTEKIDIRTYRVIYEAINDVEAAMTGMLAPEYKEVAQGRVEIRQVFSFSKGIVAGSYVLEGKITSSSKIRIVRNGIVVHEGELESLRRFKDDVKEVAAGYECGITIDKFRDIKEGDIIEAYTMEEIKRNS is encoded by the coding sequence GTGATTAACAGAACATTCGCCCATAAAATTGAAGCCTCTGAGCCCATAGCGCCAGAAACAAAAGTAGTCCCTGCCGCTGCTCCAAAAGCTCCAGGATCCGAGCGTTCAGCAGCAAATGACAGTCGTCCAAATTATCCACGCGATAACAGACAGCAGCAACCAGGCTCAAATCAACAAAATAGACCTCAACATCACGGGTTTAATTCCCAAAATAGACCTAATGCACAAACACAAGGCCCAAATAATCAAGCCAGGCCAAATCAGTCACAGCAAGGTTTTAATCCTCAGAACAGACCTAATAACAATCAGCAACGGCCTGGATTTAACAATAATCGTAATAACCAGCCACAAAATAACCAATCCGGTTTTCAGCAAAATAGACCAACTAATGCTGCACCGAATGCAAATCAACCAAGATTTAATAACAACAACAATCAGCAGCGCCCACCATTCCAGCGTAATGATCAGGCACCACGGACTGATCAACGCCCACCAAATGCTGCCAATAATAGCACTCAATTTCGTGATCGTCCTCAGCCAGCAAATCAAAACAGACCAAATACAAATACTAATTTTGCTAAAAAGCCTCCCCAAGGGCCGAATCGGAATCAACATAACAACAGACCTAACCAGCAGCATCGTTCTCATGCTTCCCAAAATCAGCAGCGCCAGACTCCACCAGTCAAAATGGAGCCACCAAAACCTAAAGTTATTAAGTTAGGTGGTCCAATCACAGTAAAAGAATTTGCTGGAAAAATGGGCCGTGAAGTCAGCGAAGTTATCAAAAAATTGATGATGCTTGGTGTCATGGCTACCATTAATCAAGAAGTAGATATTGATACAGCAACCATTTTAGCTGGCGATTTTGGTGTGACAGTGGAAGAATTGCCGCCAGAAGAGGATCCAACCGAGATTCCTGAAATTGTTGATGATCCAGCTACATTAATTCTACGTTCACCAGTTGTAACTGTAATGGGTCATGTTGACCATGGAAAAACATCGCTGCTTGATGCAATTCGTCAAACTCATGTAACTGCCCAAGAAGCGGGTGGTATTACCCAACATATCGGTGCTTATCAGGTTATTAATCAAGGAAGAAAAATTGTATTTTTGGATACACCCGGCCATGAGGCATTCACAGCAATGCGAGCTCGTGGTGCACAAGTAACAGATATTGCAATTTTAGTTGTAGCTGCGGATGATGGTGTTATGCCACAAACAATTGAAGCAATTAATCATGCAAAATCAGCAAAAGTTCCCATCATTGTTGCAGTTAATAAAATGGACCGTGAAGGTGCTAATCCGGACCGGGTTAAACAACAGCTCTCCGATCACGGCTTGGTTCCCGAGGATTGGGGCGGCGACACCATCATGGTTCCTGTGTCGGCACATAAAAAGACCGGGATCAATGATCTTTTAGAAATGATCGTACTAGTAGCCGAAATGCAGGAACTAAAGGCTAATCCAAATCGTGCAGCACAAGGTACTATTGTTGAAGCACAATTAGATAAAGGCCGCGGTCCTGTTGCTACCGTGCTGATCCAAAAAGGTACCTTACAGATTGGTGATTCAATCATTGCTGGTACAACATATGGTAAAGTCAGAGCCATGATTAATGATCGTGGTGAGAAAGTAAAAAAAGCAGGTCCTTCGACCCCTGTTGAAGTATTAGGCTTAGCCGATGTTCCCGCAGCTGGCGATGTTCTTGTTGCTGTTGATGAAAAAACAGCAAAAGCTGTAGCGGAAAAACGCATTGCTAAAAAACGTACTGAAGAAATGGCCCACTCACAAAAAGTTTCTCTTGATGACTTATTTAAACAAATTCAAGAAGGCAATATCAAAGATTTAAATATTGTTATAAAAGCTGATGTTCAAGGTTCGATTGAAGCAATACGTCAAGCCATGCTGAATTTAAACACAAATAAAGAAGTCAGAGTAAACATTGTCCATGCTGGTGTAGGTGCTATTAATGAGTCTGATGTCATGTTATCTTCAGCTGCTAATGCACTAATTATCGGATTTAATGTGCGTCCTGATGCTAATGCCCGCAAACTGGCAGATACCGAGAAAATTGATATTAGAACATACCGTGTTATTTATGAAGCAATCAATGATGTTGAAGCTGCAATGACAGGAATGCTTGCACCTGAATATAAAGAAGTTGCTCAAGGACGTGTAGAAATTAGGCAAGTATTTAGTTTCTCTAAAGGCATTGTTGCTGGCTCGTATGTCTTAGAAGGAAAGATTACAAGCTCTTCGAAAATTCGTATTGTTCGTAATGGCATAGTTGTTCACGAAGGCGAGCTGGAATCTTTAAGACGCTTTAAGGACGATGTCAAAGAAGTGGCCGCTGGCTATGAGTGTGGTATAACAATTGATAAGTTCCGTGATATTAAAGAAGGCGATATCATCGAAGCATATACAATGGAAGAGATTAAAAGAAACAGTTAA
- the rbfA gene encoding ribosome-binding factor A, which produces MGQLRVEKVQEFIKQEVSKIILNDLKDPRIGFVTVTQVDVTGDLRSAKIYVSLMGSDDQKAATWAGLQKALGYVRSEIGKRIRLRMTPEITFQLDESLDYSSKIQELLIKIKNEEEANH; this is translated from the coding sequence ATGGGACAACTCCGAGTTGAAAAAGTTCAGGAGTTTATCAAACAAGAAGTCAGTAAAATTATTTTAAATGATTTAAAAGATCCACGCATTGGCTTTGTTACAGTGACGCAAGTTGATGTAACTGGTGATTTGCGAAGCGCTAAAATATATGTTAGCTTAATGGGTAGCGATGATCAAAAAGCAGCTACCTGGGCTGGTCTGCAAAAAGCTCTAGGCTATGTACGCAGTGAGATTGGCAAAAGAATCCGCCTTAGAATGACACCAGAAATAACATTTCAGCTTGATGAATCTTTAGACTATAGTTCGAAAATACAGGAACTATTAATTAAAATTAAAAACGAGGAAGAGGCTAACCATTAA
- a CDS encoding phosphoesterase RecJ-like protein codes for MDITLERTADLLSRHSNIVITAHVHPDGDSLGSMLGLAHYLSTKDKNIQLLIDDDVPAVYDFLPGSEIIEQPGSQRIKADLLVILDASDLERIGRVKDVVDAPILNIDHHISNTKFADYLFLDSHAAATGEIILRLLKLMDADISTDIATCLYTAIATDCGFFRYANTSADTMRYCAELIDYGVKPHLVSEELEAKPLASVINLSKILQTLELFFDGKIATITILAEMLEDNESTDGFINYPRIIEGVEIAVMFKPTDNGTCRVSLRSKHVDVSKIALYFGGGGHARAAGCTINGSLAKVKAEVIAAATKQLQGSYDG; via the coding sequence ATGGATATCACGCTTGAACGTACGGCCGACCTTCTGTCAAGGCATTCTAATATTGTAATTACTGCTCATGTTCATCCAGATGGCGACAGCTTGGGTTCTATGTTGGGACTCGCTCACTACTTATCCACAAAAGACAAGAATATTCAACTGCTAATTGATGATGACGTTCCTGCTGTCTATGATTTCCTGCCTGGCAGTGAAATCATAGAACAGCCTGGTTCGCAGCGAATTAAAGCAGATTTACTTGTAATTCTTGATGCGAGTGATCTTGAAAGAATTGGTCGAGTAAAAGATGTAGTTGATGCTCCAATCTTAAACATCGATCATCATATTTCAAACACAAAGTTTGCGGACTATTTGTTTTTGGATAGTCATGCAGCAGCTACTGGAGAAATTATTCTCAGACTCTTAAAGTTGATGGATGCTGACATCTCTACTGATATTGCAACCTGTTTATATACAGCAATTGCTACTGACTGCGGATTTTTTCGCTATGCGAATACTTCGGCCGATACCATGAGGTATTGTGCTGAATTGATTGACTATGGTGTTAAGCCGCATTTAGTGTCAGAAGAGTTAGAGGCAAAGCCTCTAGCCAGTGTTATTAACCTATCAAAGATTCTTCAAACTTTGGAATTGTTTTTTGATGGAAAAATTGCAACAATTACGATTCTCGCTGAAATGCTGGAAGACAATGAAAGTACAGACGGATTTATCAACTATCCTAGAATCATTGAAGGTGTAGAAATTGCGGTTATGTTCAAGCCTACTGATAATGGGACTTGTAGAGTTAGCCTAAGATCTAAACATGTTGATGTCAGTAAAATAGCTCTATATTTCGGCGGTGGCGGTCATGCACGAGCAGCAGGTTGTACAATAAATGGAAGTTTAGCAAAAGTAAAAGCTGAAGTCATAGCTGCAGCAACAAAACAACTGCAGGGGTCTTACGATGGTTAG
- the truB gene encoding tRNA pseudouridine synthase B, with protein sequence MVSGFINVLKPPGMTSHDIVSFIRRTYGLKRVGHAGTLDPAAAGILPVALGHATRLIEYTTDADKSYRAELTLGYATDSGDSTGEVICQSTFDTPSAAQIDHVLNSFIGRNEQIPPMYSAVKIAGKKLYELARSGVTVERQPRSIYIHELSLIHATPETILFDVTCSKGTYIRTLCMDIGDRLGIPAVMSFLVRTRVGSFMLADSFTIEEIAEQPESVLLPVDTALTHIPMLLLTLSQSQAFRYGQSIPYLGTDQPLLRIYDDHHLFIGIGQLLANSLTPVKVMSFA encoded by the coding sequence ATGGTTAGCGGGTTTATTAATGTTTTAAAGCCTCCTGGTATGACCTCACATGATATTGTTTCATTTATTCGCAGAACCTATGGGCTAAAACGTGTCGGTCATGCCGGCACTCTTGACCCAGCTGCAGCCGGGATTTTGCCAGTTGCCTTAGGTCATGCTACCAGGCTTATCGAGTACACCACTGATGCTGATAAAAGTTATCGTGCTGAACTCACACTTGGATATGCAACCGACAGTGGTGATTCTACCGGCGAAGTAATCTGCCAATCAACCTTTGATACGCCTTCAGCAGCCCAGATCGATCATGTATTAAACTCGTTTATTGGTAGGAATGAGCAAATACCGCCTATGTATTCTGCAGTTAAAATAGCTGGAAAAAAGCTCTATGAACTGGCAAGAAGTGGTGTTACGGTAGAACGGCAGCCTCGTAGTATTTATATTCACGAACTTTCCTTAATACACGCTACACCTGAAACGATCCTTTTTGATGTAACCTGTTCGAAAGGAACATATATCCGCACATTATGTATGGATATTGGCGATAGGCTTGGTATTCCTGCGGTAATGTCGTTTTTAGTTCGAACAAGAGTTGGATCTTTTATGCTTGCTGATTCTTTTACCATTGAGGAGATCGCTGAGCAGCCAGAGTCAGTATTATTGCCAGTCGATACAGCATTAACACATATCCCAATGCTTTTACTAACATTGTCTCAATCCCAGGCATTCCGCTATGGTCAAAGTATACCTTATTTAGGAACTGACCAGCCCTTACTAAGAATCTATGATGATCATCATTTGTTTATTGGTATTGGGCAGCTATTAGCTAATTCACTGACACCCGTAAAAGTTATGTCATTTGCATAA
- a CDS encoding riboflavin biosynthesis protein, which translates to MQIFTTVDKLCDKYPNITVALGTFDGVHLGHQKIIGKAVTLAKAINGTSVVFTFSNHPLSIVAPERCPSQIITNEYKADLLRSLGVDILINIPFTSTLLKYSPSEFIHLLQTNLKPKHVVVGPNYSFGYKCVGNPDLLAKAGQKENFEVEVHPAVYLDGDLVSSTLIRKFIAEGNVSESARLLGRSFRLKGEVVTGDQRGRMLGFPTANLNIPDNFAIPNNGVYAVRTYFNHLTYNSIANIGINPTFQGINRHIEVHLLEFNDNLYGKTIEVEFLEKIRPEKTFSDIHELVKQIKCDIEVAFKYY; encoded by the coding sequence ATGCAAATTTTTACAACAGTTGACAAGTTGTGCGATAAATATCCCAATATTACGGTAGCTTTGGGTACTTTTGATGGTGTCCATCTTGGTCACCAAAAAATTATTGGTAAGGCAGTTACTTTAGCAAAAGCAATCAATGGCACAAGTGTAGTTTTTACATTTAGTAATCATCCTCTATCCATTGTTGCTCCTGAACGCTGCCCCAGCCAAATTATCACCAATGAATATAAAGCAGATTTACTGCGGTCATTAGGTGTAGATATCTTGATCAATATTCCTTTCACCTCAACTTTGCTTAAATATTCACCAAGTGAATTCATTCATTTACTGCAAACAAACCTAAAGCCAAAGCATGTAGTTGTAGGTCCAAATTATTCTTTCGGCTACAAGTGTGTGGGTAATCCGGATTTGCTTGCAAAAGCTGGGCAAAAAGAGAACTTTGAAGTTGAAGTTCATCCTGCGGTATACCTGGATGGAGATCTTGTAAGTAGTACTTTAATCCGAAAATTCATCGCTGAAGGTAATGTTTCTGAGAGTGCACGCTTACTAGGCCGATCGTTCAGATTAAAAGGCGAAGTTGTTACAGGGGACCAACGCGGGCGTATGTTAGGTTTTCCAACCGCAAACTTGAACATTCCTGATAATTTTGCAATACCAAATAACGGAGTCTATGCGGTAAGAACTTATTTCAATCATTTAACTTATAATTCAATTGCTAATATTGGTATAAATCCTACGTTTCAGGGTATAAACCGTCATATAGAAGTGCATTTATTAGAGTTTAATGACAATCTTTATGGAAAAACAATAGAAGTTGAGTTCTTAGAGAAAATAAGACCTGAAAAAACTTTCTCTGATATTCACGAACTAGTTAAGCAAATTAAATGTGATATTGAAGTTGCTTTTAAATACTACTAA
- the rpsO gene encoding 30S ribosomal protein S15, which yields MLTADSKQQLIEKYRIHEADTGSPEVQIAILTERINYLTNHLKEHKKDHHSRRGLLKMVGQRRGLLNYLRDNDIERYRTIIAKLNLRK from the coding sequence TTGTTAACAGCTGATTCAAAACAACAACTTATTGAAAAATATCGTATTCATGAGGCTGATACCGGTTCTCCTGAAGTACAGATTGCGATCTTAACTGAACGCATTAATTATTTAACAAATCACTTAAAAGAACACAAAAAAGATCATCATTCACGTCGTGGTCTGTTAAAAATGGTTGGTCAACGCAGAGGCTTATTAAATTATCTGCGCGACAATGATATTGAAAGATATCGTACAATCATTGCTAAACTCAATCTGCGGAAATAA